The Flavobacterium lindanitolerans genome contains the following window.
TATTATTTGTTAAGTTTATTTTTCTTCGTGATATTCCTGTTCGGTATTGATGGCCCAAATGTTTTCTTTGCCGGAAATACCGTTTTTTATATTCTGTACTGCCTGTATGGCCGTAAGCATGGAATGGTCCTGATTATTGTATTTGTGCATCCCGTTTCTGCCAATCAGGTACAGGTTTTCAAACCGAGCAGTATAATCAATAATTGCATTGAACTTTTCATAGGTTCCGAAATAGGCGGGATATGTTTTTGGCATTTTGATGACAACACTGTCCAGAACATCTTCCCTATTAATCATTCCTATTTCAACCATTTCCTTTATTGCCAGCTCTTTCATTTCGGCTTCGGACTTGTTCCAGAGCGCATCGCCTTCATAGCAGAAATATTCCAGACCAACCCAGGTCGTATTCGGGTCCTGAACCATAAACGGACTCCAGTTATTGAAAATCTGCAACCTTCCTACTTTAACATAAGGTTCCTGAATGTAAATCCAGTTGTCTGTAATCTCCTCTTTTGTCATTTTCCTTAACAAAAGTCCTACGGTTATAAAATCTCGGTAAACCAGTCCGTCAGAAATATCCTTAATTTTTTCCGGTACTTCCACTTCCAGAGAAGCAATAAGTTCCTGAACCGGCATAGTCGAAATAAAATAGTCGCCTTCAAAGACTATTTCTTCATTGGTCAACAGGTTTTGCGCTGTTACCGCCTTGATTCTATCGTTTTCTGCCTGAATTTTTATCACTTTCAAATTCTGATGCAGCTCTCCTTTATTGTCAGTAACTTTTCGGGCTACTTCTTCCCACATCTGGCCGGGACCAAACTTTGGATAAAGGAAATATTCAATCAGCGACGTTTCCGTATCTTTTTGGCTGATATTTTTATCCGTTTTTTTTGAGAACTTTTTTTTAAGGAAATGGGCAACCGATTTTCTGATTGACAGTCCCTTGATTCTTTGTGCCCCCCATTCCGAACTTATTTCGGTGCATTTTATGCCCCAGACTTTTTCTGTATAATCCTTAAAAAATGTCTTGTAGAGCTTTTTTCCAAACCTGTTGATAAAGAAGTCTTCCAGATTCTTTTCATGGCGAATTGGAAAGGCAACACTTTTAAGATAACTCATTCCTATCAGGAACGTATTGAACAGACCCAGTTTCCATACTGTTTCCGGTGTGAGTGCTATTGGATAATCAAAAAACTGTTTCTGATAATATATTCTTGATTTCCTGCTACGGACCAGCATGACATTGTCAAGGTTTTTGACATCCGACGGAAATTCAATAGTATTCAACTCCTTCGATTTATTCTGGTAGGAAATCCTGATTGCTTTTTCTTCTGAGAGAATAGGCAGGATTTTACACCACCAGTCCATAATGACGTCTGATTTTGAGAAGAAACGGTGTCCGCCAATGTCAATGCGGTTTCCTTTATAATTTACGGTTCTGGAGATTCCGCCCCAAAATTCACTCTGCTCTAAAACAACAGGCTGGATATCGGTATTCTGAATAAATTCATAAGCAGCAGTCAAGCCAGCCGGACCGCCTCCGATAATAATTGCCTTTTTAGTTTTCATCTTAATCCTATGGTTGACAAATCTACATTTCCTAAAATTAGTTTCCAATATTTTGAGTAAGTTTGTTTGCCTGAAAACTCTTAAAAAAGCACAATTGACAACTTTTTTCAACAACCTTAACGATTCTGAATTCCGAAAGCATTTTTTGTTTCTCAGTTTTTTTATGTTGTTTTTTCTGGCTCTCCGAATTATTCAGGGTGATTTCCGGTTAGCGGATTCGGAAGATTATTTTGCAACTGCCGAACTTTTGAAAAGCGGGGAATATTTTTCTTCATCAACTGATTTTGGCATGGCGACGCTGTTGACCAAAAGACCCTTTCTATATCCCATATTAATTCTTTTTCCTGGTTTTTCAAACGATTTGGTAATTGTCCTGCTCCAAACTTTGTTAGGCTTTTTGAATATCTATCTAACCTTAGAATTATTTAAAAAACTGGGAGGAAAATCCTTCCTATTGGTTACGGCATTAGTCCTGCTGACTCCTTCCATTTTTATTTATACGCATTTGGTCATGACCGAGGCGCTTGTTATGACTCTATCTCTTTTAATGGCATTGCAATTAACCGGAAAACTCGATTCAAAAAAGACATTCCGTATACAGCTCATTGGTATTGTATTGGTATTTTTAAAACCAGCTTTCTATCTTTTCCCTATTGTTAGTCTTTTATTTTTTCTTTTCTATTTTGTAAGGACAAAGACTTTCCATTTTTCTGTGTTTCTGCCGTTACTGCTCACAATTGGCTATATGGGTTTTAACAAGGAAAGGACAGGTTATTTTCATTTTTCATCCATGCAGAATATCAACCTGATTGACTACAATCTTTATCTTTTCAAAGCCCAGAAAGAAGGTGCAGAAGCAGCCAATCAATGGAGGGATTCAGTTTACCTTCAGGTTGAAAAATTACCGACATTTGAACAACAAAGCGAGTTTTTGGCTACAGAAGGAAAAAAGGCAATACAGGAAAACCTTATTCCTTATTCGGTCTTTCATTTTTATGGTGCCGTGCGCGGTTCCATTGACCCGGGCCGGTTTGATTTGATGACGCTGGTTGAGAAGTATGATCCAAATCAGGGTTTTCTGAATATGTTAAGTACGGCCGGCCTGAAAAAAACTATTTCTAATTTTTTCGAATATAAATACTTCTGGATTATCCTGATACTGATTCCCATATTCTTTGCTACCCTGTTCAAATGGGCGCTACTTTTCAGGCATCTCTGGCAAAGAAAAAAACGAATTGATTTTGCCGGAACTTTTCTGGTGATTTTCATAGCCTATGCCATTTTGATAACCGGCCCGGTCAATGCTTCCCGCTATATGATGCCTTTGCAGGGAATTTTGATAGCTTATGCGGTAATCAGTTGGGAAAGTTATAGAGCAAAAAAAAGCTCCACCAAACAGTGAAGCTTTTTTAAAACTATTTTTTGAAAATTATCTCTTTTCGAAAGGAACGAAGTCTCTTAACGGCGAACCTACATATACCTGTCTTGGACGACCAATTGGCTCTTTGTTCACACGCATTTCTTTCCATTGAGCAATCCATCCCGGTAAACGGCCAATTGCAAAAAGAACCGTAAACATGTCTGTCGGAATTCCTAGCGCACGGTAGATGATTCCTGAATAGAAATCTACGTTTGGATAAAGGTTTCTTGATTTGAAGTATTCATCTTCCAATGCAGCTTCTTCTAATTTTTTAGCAATGTTCAGGATTGGATCATTAACTCCTAAAGTTGCCAATACTTCATCTGCCGCTTTTTTGATGATTTTTGCTCTTGGGTCAAAGTTTTTATAAACTCTATGCCCGAAGCCCATCAAACGGAAAGGATCATTTTTGTCTTTTGCTTTTGCCAGATATTTGTCAGCATCGCCTCCATTCTTTTGTATTTCTTCCAGCATTTCCAAGACTGCCTGGTTCGCACCTCCGTGAAGCGGCCCCCAAAGAGCAGAAACTCCTGCAGAAATAGAAGCAAACAAACCTGCATGTGAAGAACCTACCATTCTTACTGTTGAAGTTGAACAGTTTTGCTCGTGGTCAGCATGTAGGATAAACAATTTGTCTAAAGCAGCCACAATTGTTGGGTCTGCAGTATAAGGTCCTGTTGGTAATTCAAACATCAAACGCATGAAATTCTCAACATATCCTTTGGTATTGTCATAATAGTTTAATGGATAGCCCATGCTTTTTCTGTAGGTCCATGTAGCAATAACAAGGAATTTACCCATTGTTTTACAAACTGCCTCATACATATCTTTTTCGCTGTCAACATTTACTGATTTTGGGTTAAATGCAGTAAGTGCACTTGTCAGGCAAGACAATACGCCCATTGGGTGTGCATTCTTTGGAAAACCGTCAATGATATTTTTCATTTCCTCATTTACCAAAGTATATTTTCTAATATCGGTTTCGAATTGCTCTAATTGCTTTGCAGTTGGCAATTCACCAAAAATCAAAAGGTAAGAAACTTCAAGAAAATCAGCCTTTTCTGCCAATTCTTCAATTGAATATCCTCTGTAACGCAAAATTCCCTCTTCTCCATCAAGGAAAGTAATTTCACTTTTACAAGATCCTGAATTTTTATAACCCGGATCAAGAGTTATTGCACCGGTTGCACTGCGTAGTTTGTCGATATCAATCGCAACTTCGTTTTCCGTTCCAACGAGTACTGGAAATTCGTGTCTGTTGCCATCAATTTCTAATATTGCTGTTTTTGACATAATATTATTGGAGATTATTTAAAATTGAAAAATATAATTTAACAAAAATAGGGAATTCGGTAATAACTAAAAAGCAATACGGTAACGTTTTCGTTAATATTTCTTTAAATTTTGCAAATCAGGCAGAAACAAATCCATTTAGAAAAAAAAGCCTGCTGATAAATCAGCAGGCTTTAAAAGTCAGTTATTCCATAACAAAAACTAAATCTTTATTGTTTTTTGATTAGGCTTTCTGGTTATTTTCTCTTTTTATGAATCTGTCTTCTAGTTTTTTCTATTGATTATTTTTTCGGTTTTGGCTCCTTCATCGGTTATAATTTTCACAAAATAAACTCCGGCTGCATAATTGGAAAGATCAAAACTCACCTCATTTTTTCCCAGGAGTTGCGTCATGAGTATTCTTCCCTGTGCATCATACAGGTATACTGTGCGAATCATGCCGGCAGCTTTAATGTTAAGCATTTTGTTTACCGGATTCGGATAGATTTTAATTGTTTGATCCAAATCTTTTTCATCAACAGACAACATTTTGAAAACGGTTGTGACTCTGTTTGTCAATACCGGAGTATTATAGTCAAAATATATTCCTACCCTGCTTGATACCGTACTTTCAGCAACAAGATTTTCTGTCGATTTTAGTTTTAATAAAATATTTCCGTGACCACCAGAATCCAGATAAACATTCTGAAAAATGAATTCGGCCCTATTTCCTTTTACTCTTGCTCTTAGTTTATGGGAGCTGTCCAATATCTGAAGCGATGATACATCATACTCTTCCTCATCAATTTCATTTCGGATCACTATATTTTGAGCAGGTGCATTTCCTGTATTTTCAAAGCGAACCAGATAATGGAGGTATTCTCCTATTTCTGTAGGAGGAACAATATCTCCTTCCAGACAGCTAATGTCATTAGGATCAAAAGAACCTACAACTTTCTGACGCAGTGTAAACGTATTGTCATTCGTATTCTCATCACCCGGTGCTGTAATGGAAGCGTTAAAACTCAATATGTCATTGATATTAACCGGATGCCCATCTGTCGGCCTGTTGATATTCATTGTTACAGTAAAACTGCGGGATTCAAAAGGATGCAAGTCTGCATAACTCCAGGTTATCCTACCCGGAGTTTGCGAACCGGCAACCGGAGTCGATGACACAAAACTCATCAGGTCCTGATTGTAGCGAAGCGTGATTCCAGCGTTTTGGGACACTGTCTGGTTTCCGTTGTTTTTATAAACTACTTTATATACTGCATCAAAACCCGGTCTTGCAGGAACCACTGGCGCAATAGCTATTTCTATGTCTGAATGCACTCCGTCTGGAGTAATACAGAAATTTTGTGTTTGCGTATTATTGTTATTATTTGGAAAGTTAACTACTGTACTGGCCGGGCTAAAAGAAAAGAAAGAGGTATTTTCTGTTGCAGGAGTCAGTGTAAATGCACCGGACTGCGTATAAAAAGCGTATCCTGTTTCAAGATCTGTAAATACTGATGATTCTTCTATTCCGTCATTTAATTTTACCTTGATAAAAGGCTGTGTTCTATCATTAGCGTCGCAACCATTGCCATTTTCATCCAACCTTAACATACCGGCTATGGTATTGTAATCACCTCCGGGAGTAAAAGTACAGTATGGAGTAACGGAAACGTTCATACCCTGACCCGTGAAAAAGCTTTGAAACAAAGCCAATTCATCTTCATCTGCGCAAACATATTCCAGGTTTGGCGTGTTGGCAAAATCAAAACCGTCAAAAATTTGCGGAAGTGAAAAACCATTTTTCAAATTTACCGAGATAAGTTGCGGATTGTCTGCGCACGAAACTACAGAAACATAAGGAGAATGGCTAAGGTCTAATTTTATTAAGGAATTATTATTGCAAAAAACCGACATTAAACCATTAAGTCCTGCCGTTTCAATTATAACGATGTTATTATTCCTGCAATCCAAATGTGATAAATTTTCCAATCCTGATAAATTTAAGACAGAAAACTGGTTATAACTGCACATCAGCGTAGTTAGTGATGGCAAGCCTGCTACGTTCAAAGCCGTTAGCTGATTGGCGCTACATTCTATTCTTTCGAGATGGCTGTTTGCAGAAAAATCGAGATTTGTCAGCATGTTACTATGGCAACTCAGGCTGACCAATTCCGGGAATGGTGAAAGATTTAAAGAGGCTAATCCCATTGCATTGCATGACAACTCTTTAAGTGAAGTCAGAGAAGAAATATTCAACGATGCAAGACCGGGATTATAAGAATAATCAAGTCTTTCCAGATTACCCAAAGATGCCAGATTCAATGTAGAAAGCTGGCTCAAGCTACAATCCAATGATTTTAAATTTACTAATCCGTTAAGATTCAAACTCGTAAGCCCCGTAACACTACAATCCAGCTCAACCAGGTTTGTAACCGGCGATAAATCCAGTGTTGTCAGGCTATTTCTTCCACATCTTAGCACTCTTAATGCAGTCAATCCGGTTAAATTGAGCGAAGTCAAATTACCACTCCCCATTACTCTGCAATCCAGATGTTTCAGGTTAACCAGTCCGTTCAGGTTTAATGAAGAAATCTGGTTTTCAGAACAATCAACATATTCAAGATAAGGGTTATTTGAAAGATTGAGCGTATTTATTGAATTATTATAACATTCAAGGATTTTCAGGTTGGAAAAATGATTAATTCCCTGAAGAGAAGAAATATCTGAAGCGGAAACATTCAGTTCTACGACTCTAACGGCTTCAGTAAGTTGAATTTCGCCATCATTATTCAGGTCAATACGTATAGGAGTTCCGTTGCCGTCTTTTGCTATCCGATTGGAAACATCAGCAGCCAACAATTTGCTTTTAAAAGATGGGTCTAAGATATCTACGTTCTGCGCATAGCTGAACCCGTATAAGAACAACAGCCCATAAAGTAATAATCTTTTCATATAACCATCATTTTTTTCATAATAATAACCTCCAAATATAATAAAGTAGGAGCCACAAAAAGAAATTATTTAGAATTTTAGCATTTCGGGTTAGAATTCGCTAAATCATTTTCAGCAATTCATGCAATCTTTCTTTTTTTCTTTGTGATATCGGAAGTTTGCTATTATCGGCCATAATGACATAACCTCCGTCTTTTTTGATGTAGGATTTGAGGCAGGAAAGATTGATCAGATGAGACTGATGGATTCTTTCGAAGCCATGCTCTGCCAATAATTCCTCGTATTCTTTTAGTGTTTTTGAAATCAAGATCGGCTTGCCGTTCTTAATATAAAACTTGGTATAATTGTCTTCAGACTCACAGCGAATAATATCGCTGACTTCCAACAGGTGAATTCCGTCGGAAGTAGAAAGCGCTATTCTTTTAAAATTATCAACTTTCTTTCTTATATTTTCCAAAAGCAGGTCGATGTGCGCGTAATTATCATTCTTTTCTAAAGTGCTTTTTATTTTTTCTATAACTTTTTCCAATTCTTCCGGGTCTACAGGCTTTAAAAGGAAATCCAAAGCACTAAATCGGAATGCCTTGATAGCATATTCTTCATGGGCTGTGATAAAGACAATATGCGAAGAAGACTTGCCATTTTTTTGCGCCAGATTTTCGAGAATATCAAAACCTGTACCATCTGTAAGCTGTATGTCGAGAAAAACCACCTGAGGTTTAAGGCTGTCCATAACCTTGATACCTGTTTTCACGCTGTCAGCTTCTCCTAAAATTTTAATTTCAGGCGCATAGCGACTCAACAGGCTTTTCATTCCTTTTCTCAGGTTGCTGTCATCATCTATCAATACTGCTGTAATCATACTTATTTAATATATTGTATAGGCAGGTGAAGGACTACTTCCGTACCAACCGGATTTCCATTTTCGTCTTTCAGTTCCTTTATTTCTACTTTTGATGTTTTTGAGGTAACTGCCTCCATCATTTCAAGTCGTTTCCGGGTTATATCCAAAGCCATCGATTTATGAATTGAAACCGAAGCTGCTTTTAACTCCTGCGACTTTTCAAAACCTATCCCGTTATCGACAATTGTACATATCAGGCTTTCTTCTTTTAGTGAGAAATCAATATCGATTTTTCCGACTTCTTTTTTAGGAATCAAACCGTGGATAATTGCATTTTCCACAAAAGGCTGCAATAATAGCGGTGGCAGTGCCATATCGTCTTCTATCAGGTCACTTTTGGTGATGCTGAAATTAAACATTTTATCGGAACGAAGTTGCTCCAGCTCCAAATAATTTTGCAGGCTTTCAATTTCCTTATCAATCGGGATAAGCGATTCTTTAGAATATTCCAATGTAAGCCGCATCAATTTTGAAAATTTGGAGAGGTATTTTATAGCTGAATCCGTACCGTTTTGTACAATAAAGCTT
Protein-coding sequences here:
- a CDS encoding NAD(P)/FAD-dependent oxidoreductase; the protein is MKTKKAIIIGGGPAGLTAAYEFIQNTDIQPVVLEQSEFWGGISRTVNYKGNRIDIGGHRFFSKSDVIMDWWCKILPILSEEKAIRISYQNKSKELNTIEFPSDVKNLDNVMLVRSRKSRIYYQKQFFDYPIALTPETVWKLGLFNTFLIGMSYLKSVAFPIRHEKNLEDFFINRFGKKLYKTFFKDYTEKVWGIKCTEISSEWGAQRIKGLSIRKSVAHFLKKKFSKKTDKNISQKDTETSLIEYFLYPKFGPGQMWEEVARKVTDNKGELHQNLKVIKIQAENDRIKAVTAQNLLTNEEIVFEGDYFISTMPVQELIASLEVEVPEKIKDISDGLVYRDFITVGLLLRKMTKEEITDNWIYIQEPYVKVGRLQIFNNWSPFMVQDPNTTWVGLEYFCYEGDALWNKSEAEMKELAIKEMVEIGMINREDVLDSVVIKMPKTYPAYFGTYEKFNAIIDYTARFENLYLIGRNGMHKYNNQDHSMLTAIQAVQNIKNGISGKENIWAINTEQEYHEEK
- a CDS encoding citrate synthase, giving the protein MSKTAILEIDGNRHEFPVLVGTENEVAIDIDKLRSATGAITLDPGYKNSGSCKSEITFLDGEEGILRYRGYSIEELAEKADFLEVSYLLIFGELPTAKQLEQFETDIRKYTLVNEEMKNIIDGFPKNAHPMGVLSCLTSALTAFNPKSVNVDSEKDMYEAVCKTMGKFLVIATWTYRKSMGYPLNYYDNTKGYVENFMRLMFELPTGPYTADPTIVAALDKLFILHADHEQNCSTSTVRMVGSSHAGLFASISAGVSALWGPLHGGANQAVLEMLEEIQKNGGDADKYLAKAKDKNDPFRLMGFGHRVYKNFDPRAKIIKKAADEVLATLGVNDPILNIAKKLEEAALEDEYFKSRNLYPNVDFYSGIIYRALGIPTDMFTVLFAIGRLPGWIAQWKEMRVNKEPIGRPRQVYVGSPLRDFVPFEKR
- a CDS encoding DUF7619 domain-containing protein; translated protein: MKRLLLYGLLFLYGFSYAQNVDILDPSFKSKLLAADVSNRIAKDGNGTPIRIDLNNDGEIQLTEAVRVVELNVSASDISSLQGINHFSNLKILECYNNSINTLNLSNNPYLEYVDCSENQISSLNLNGLVNLKHLDCRVMGSGNLTSLNLTGLTALRVLRCGRNSLTTLDLSPVTNLVELDCSVTGLTSLNLNGLVNLKSLDCSLSQLSTLNLASLGNLERLDYSYNPGLASLNISSLTSLKELSCNAMGLASLNLSPFPELVSLSCHSNMLTNLDFSANSHLERIECSANQLTALNVAGLPSLTTLMCSYNQFSVLNLSGLENLSHLDCRNNNIVIIETAGLNGLMSVFCNNNSLIKLDLSHSPYVSVVSCADNPQLISVNLKNGFSLPQIFDGFDFANTPNLEYVCADEDELALFQSFFTGQGMNVSVTPYCTFTPGGDYNTIAGMLRLDENGNGCDANDRTQPFIKVKLNDGIEESSVFTDLETGYAFYTQSGAFTLTPATENTSFFSFSPASTVVNFPNNNNNTQTQNFCITPDGVHSDIEIAIAPVVPARPGFDAVYKVVYKNNGNQTVSQNAGITLRYNQDLMSFVSSTPVAGSQTPGRITWSYADLHPFESRSFTVTMNINRPTDGHPVNINDILSFNASITAPGDENTNDNTFTLRQKVVGSFDPNDISCLEGDIVPPTEIGEYLHYLVRFENTGNAPAQNIVIRNEIDEEEYDVSSLQILDSSHKLRARVKGNRAEFIFQNVYLDSGGHGNILLKLKSTENLVAESTVSSRVGIYFDYNTPVLTNRVTTVFKMLSVDEKDLDQTIKIYPNPVNKMLNIKAAGMIRTVYLYDAQGRILMTQLLGKNEVSFDLSNYAAGVYFVKIITDEGAKTEKIINRKN
- a CDS encoding LytR/AlgR family response regulator transcription factor; the protein is MITAVLIDDDSNLRKGMKSLLSRYAPEIKILGEADSVKTGIKVMDSLKPQVVFLDIQLTDGTGFDILENLAQKNGKSSSHIVFITAHEEYAIKAFRFSALDFLLKPVDPEELEKVIEKIKSTLEKNDNYAHIDLLLENIRKKVDNFKRIALSTSDGIHLLEVSDIIRCESEDNYTKFYIKNGKPILISKTLKEYEELLAEHGFERIHQSHLINLSCLKSYIKKDGGYVIMADNSKLPISQRKKERLHELLKMI